The following are from one region of the Rosistilla carotiformis genome:
- a CDS encoding M13 family metallopeptidase, translated as MIRTLCLFTTLAIASVSVTRSVCAQTELQSGIDTTNFSDTVTAGADFYEYINEGWLKKHPLPGDESNYGVFTMLNDQTQEAVRTMIQEAAEATDRPDGSDAQKVGDFYTSYIDIETRNKRGAKPLAPLLKQIEQADTKAKLAVLMAQLSRQGISQPVGYYVSPDARDSANYTVYFSQHGTTLPDRDYYLEDDTMYVRVREAFPDYIVKLLTAVGYPDPEAAAPQIVALETKLAEAQWTKVANRDPIKTYNKVSSGDLAKTLKHLQFEKFAEVTDVDRIENYVVRQPSFLEAVNQLFDQESLQVWQAYMAFHVADSLAPVLSADIEKIHFDFHDTVISGVGEQQPMWKRGVEATGGTLSELVGKLYVDRHFTPQAKQRMTELVENLKAAFAKRIDQLEWMTPPTKLQAHEKLSKFRTKIGYPDQWKDYSKLEIKPDELFENVMRAAEVEHAREVDKLGGPIDPHEWHMSPQTINAYYNPVMNEIVFPAAILQPPFFNLEADDAANYGGIGSVIGHELSHGFDDKGSKYDGEGNLRNWWNESDRSEFEKRSEGLVEQFGQYKPFPDMSVNGELTLGENIGDLGGLNVAYTAYQMSLEGKPAPVIDGLTGDQRLFIGWAQVWPRHYREPELRRRLVVDPHSPSRYRVNGIVSNMDAFYKAFDIKPGDKMFIPADRRVKIW; from the coding sequence ATGATTCGCACGCTCTGCTTGTTCACAACGCTTGCCATCGCCAGCGTCTCGGTCACGCGATCGGTCTGCGCCCAGACCGAATTGCAGTCGGGGATCGACACAACCAATTTCAGCGACACCGTCACCGCGGGAGCTGACTTCTACGAATACATCAACGAGGGTTGGTTGAAGAAACATCCGCTGCCCGGAGATGAATCGAACTACGGCGTCTTCACGATGCTCAACGATCAGACCCAAGAAGCGGTCCGCACCATGATCCAGGAAGCTGCCGAGGCGACCGATCGCCCCGACGGTTCGGACGCTCAAAAGGTGGGCGACTTCTACACGTCCTATATCGATATCGAAACGCGGAACAAGCGTGGCGCAAAACCGCTGGCGCCGCTGTTGAAACAAATCGAGCAAGCCGACACCAAAGCCAAGCTGGCCGTGTTGATGGCTCAATTGTCGCGACAAGGGATCTCCCAACCTGTCGGCTATTATGTCTCCCCCGACGCCCGCGATTCGGCGAACTACACCGTCTACTTTTCGCAGCACGGGACCACGTTGCCCGACCGCGACTATTACTTAGAAGACGATACGATGTACGTGCGGGTTCGCGAAGCGTTCCCCGATTACATCGTCAAACTGTTGACCGCTGTCGGTTACCCCGATCCCGAAGCCGCCGCGCCGCAGATCGTCGCTCTGGAAACCAAGCTGGCGGAAGCTCAGTGGACCAAGGTTGCCAACCGCGATCCGATCAAGACCTATAACAAGGTCTCCAGCGGCGACTTGGCCAAGACGCTGAAGCATCTGCAATTCGAGAAGTTCGCCGAAGTCACCGACGTCGACCGAATCGAAAACTATGTCGTGCGGCAGCCCAGCTTCCTCGAAGCTGTCAACCAACTGTTCGACCAAGAATCGCTGCAAGTATGGCAAGCGTACATGGCGTTTCATGTCGCCGATTCGCTGGCGCCGGTCCTGAGTGCCGACATCGAAAAGATCCACTTCGATTTCCACGACACCGTGATCAGCGGCGTTGGGGAACAACAACCGATGTGGAAGCGAGGGGTCGAAGCGACCGGTGGCACGTTGAGCGAACTGGTTGGCAAACTGTACGTCGACCGGCACTTCACGCCTCAAGCCAAGCAACGGATGACCGAACTGGTCGAGAATCTGAAAGCTGCGTTTGCCAAGCGGATCGATCAACTGGAATGGATGACTCCGCCAACCAAGCTGCAAGCTCACGAGAAGCTGTCGAAGTTCAGAACCAAAATCGGTTACCCCGACCAATGGAAAGACTACAGCAAGTTGGAGATCAAGCCGGACGAACTGTTTGAGAACGTGATGCGAGCGGCCGAAGTCGAACATGCACGCGAGGTCGACAAACTGGGCGGACCGATCGATCCCCACGAATGGCACATGTCGCCGCAGACGATCAACGCCTATTACAACCCCGTGATGAACGAGATCGTTTTTCCCGCGGCGATTCTACAACCGCCCTTCTTTAATCTGGAAGCGGACGACGCTGCCAATTACGGCGGCATCGGATCGGTGATCGGCCACGAACTGAGCCACGGCTTTGACGACAAGGGAAGCAAGTACGACGGCGAAGGAAACCTTCGCAACTGGTGGAACGAAAGCGATCGCAGCGAGTTCGAAAAACGCAGCGAAGGACTGGTCGAACAGTTTGGCCAGTACAAACCGTTCCCCGACATGTCGGTCAACGGCGAATTGACCTTGGGCGAAAATATCGGCGATCTCGGCGGCCTGAACGTCGCCTACACCGCCTACCAAATGTCGCTCGAAGGGAAGCCCGCTCCCGTGATCGATGGACTCACCGGCGATCAACGCCTGTTCATCGGTTGGGCCCAGGTCTGGCCGCGACACTACCGAGAACCGGAATTACGTCGGCGTTTAGTGGTCGACCCGCACTCGCCCAGCCGATACCGAGTCAATGGAATCGTCAGCAACATGGATGCGTTTTACAAAGCGTTTGATATTAAACCAGGTGACAAGATGTTCATTCCGGCCGATCGCCGCGTGAAAATCTGGTAG
- a CDS encoding DUF1549 domain-containing protein codes for MPTHALPLWMLLALWLTVQNVAAQPVSFELEVQPILAARGCSTGPCHGKQNGQNGFQLSLLGFDSNFDYNAIARDARGRRVFPTSPRESLLLLKATGELPHGGGRKLDEQSAEYRTLLRWIESGMPRNLPDEPSLDQVTVSPTQKFLKPGESLPLVVTAHYSNGTQQDVTAMAMYQSNESATVAVGDDGVVRAGSLPGEAAIMVRYMNVIATCNVAIPLAGDVPDDLYADLPRNNFIDDHVWNKLQSLGITPSASVDDAKFMRRVYTDIIGRLPTADEATAFLNDPSSTKRLNLIDDLLQRPEYAEHWANKWADLLRPNPYRVGIKAVLNYDLWIRERFRKNVPWDQFVRELLTAQGSTFHNGAVTLFRDRRSPDELTTITTQLFLGIRLECAKCHHHPFEKWSQHDFYSFASYFAGLGRKGTGVSPPISGSEEIVYAAKKGTVNHPTTGASLAPAPLFGTAEVGADDKDTRVAMAAWITSPENDYFAQTMANRIWADMMGRGIVEPVDDLRATNPPSNGPLLDALADHFRESGFDIQELIRAIAASAVYSLDSVPNERNVGDTRNFSRRYRQRLRAEVLMDSVAEVTGVEDNFTGMPAGSRAKEIWTHRITSQFLDAFGRPDPNQDPPCERQEQTTVTQTLHLMNSKTMQAKITSDSGRAADLSKSDLKPEEVVRQLYLSTYSRLPDDAELEFGVSLFSGGPTDPAVRRDAIQDLMWALLNTPEFMFKD; via the coding sequence ATGCCTACCCACGCACTTCCGCTCTGGATGCTCCTTGCCTTATGGCTGACGGTGCAGAATGTCGCTGCACAACCTGTCAGCTTTGAACTGGAAGTCCAGCCGATTCTCGCTGCTCGCGGATGCAGCACCGGCCCTTGCCACGGCAAACAGAACGGCCAGAACGGTTTTCAGTTGTCGTTGCTCGGCTTCGATTCCAATTTCGATTACAACGCGATCGCTCGGGACGCCCGAGGCCGCCGCGTCTTCCCGACCTCGCCGCGCGAGAGCCTGCTGCTGCTCAAGGCGACCGGCGAACTGCCCCATGGCGGGGGAAGAAAGCTCGATGAACAGAGCGCCGAATACCGCACGCTGCTGCGTTGGATCGAATCGGGAATGCCACGCAATCTGCCCGACGAACCGAGCCTGGACCAGGTGACGGTCTCGCCGACGCAGAAGTTTCTCAAGCCAGGCGAATCGCTGCCGCTGGTCGTCACCGCTCACTACAGCAACGGCACGCAGCAAGACGTCACCGCGATGGCGATGTACCAATCCAATGAAAGCGCGACCGTCGCCGTTGGCGACGACGGCGTCGTGCGAGCCGGTTCGCTGCCGGGCGAAGCGGCGATCATGGTCCGCTACATGAACGTGATCGCAACCTGCAACGTCGCGATCCCGTTGGCGGGCGATGTCCCCGACGACCTCTATGCCGACCTGCCGCGCAACAACTTCATCGACGATCACGTCTGGAACAAACTGCAGTCGCTGGGGATCACCCCTTCGGCTTCGGTCGACGATGCCAAGTTCATGCGACGCGTCTACACCGACATCATCGGTCGCCTGCCGACCGCCGACGAAGCGACAGCGTTTTTGAACGATCCCTCGTCGACCAAGCGTTTGAATCTGATCGACGATCTGCTGCAACGCCCTGAATATGCAGAGCACTGGGCCAACAAGTGGGCCGATCTGCTGCGTCCTAATCCGTACCGCGTCGGTATCAAAGCGGTGCTGAATTACGACCTCTGGATCCGCGAACGTTTCCGCAAAAACGTGCCTTGGGATCAGTTCGTCCGGGAACTGCTGACCGCTCAAGGGAGCACGTTCCACAACGGTGCGGTGACCCTGTTCCGTGATCGCCGATCGCCCGACGAATTGACAACGATCACGACTCAGTTGTTCCTGGGCATTCGCTTGGAATGTGCCAAGTGCCACCATCATCCGTTTGAAAAGTGGAGCCAACACGACTTCTACAGCTTCGCCTCTTACTTCGCCGGTTTGGGCCGAAAGGGTACGGGAGTGTCGCCGCCGATATCTGGAAGCGAAGAGATCGTCTACGCCGCCAAAAAGGGAACGGTAAACCATCCGACGACCGGCGCTTCGCTGGCCCCAGCCCCGTTGTTCGGTACAGCCGAGGTTGGTGCCGACGACAAAGACACTCGCGTCGCGATGGCAGCTTGGATCACCAGTCCCGAAAACGACTACTTCGCTCAAACGATGGCAAACCGCATCTGGGCCGACATGATGGGACGTGGAATCGTCGAACCTGTCGACGATTTGCGAGCGACTAACCCGCCCTCCAATGGACCGCTGCTGGACGCCTTGGCCGATCATTTCCGCGAGTCGGGATTTGACATCCAAGAGCTGATCCGAGCGATCGCGGCGTCGGCGGTCTATTCGTTGGACAGCGTACCGAACGAGCGAAACGTTGGTGACACCCGCAATTTCTCGCGTCGCTACCGTCAACGCTTGCGAGCCGAGGTGCTGATGGATTCGGTGGCCGAAGTGACAGGTGTCGAAGATAACTTCACCGGCATGCCGGCGGGCAGCCGCGCCAAAGAGATCTGGACCCACCGGATCACTTCGCAGTTCTTAGACGCCTTTGGACGCCCCGACCCAAACCAAGATCCACCTTGCGAAAGGCAGGAGCAGACGACCGTGACACAGACCTTGCATCTGATGAATTCCAAAACGATGCAGGCCAAGATCACTTCCGATTCAGGCCGCGCTGCCGATCTGTCCAAGAGCGATCTAAAGCCAGAAGAGGTCGTCCGTCAGCTGTATCTGTCGACCTACAGCCGGCTGCCCGACGATGCGGAATTAGAGTTTGGCGTCTCGCTTTTTTCTGGTGGTCCAACCGATCCGGCCGTTCGCCGCGATGCCATTCAAGATTTGATGTGGGCTTTGCTCAACACCCCCGAGTTCATGTTCAAGGATTAG
- a CDS encoding DUF1501 domain-containing protein, whose translation MTRYQNCSGVTRRDCLQVGLGGFFSLGLSGALRAADASRLIKQHQADACILVWQDGGPSHYETFDPKPDAPVEIRGEFGTIPTAIPGVRFSQHMTATAKIADRLSIVRSIRHDQGNHGAGNHYMMTGSPPRIPVGCGAFVSFHPSMGSVVAAEVGAPAGMPAYFSMPSMSRSGGPNFLGAKYAPFVVPDDPNSASFQVRDVALPKGLSEAKFSDRQSIRRQIDALKRFRDEAAADPLIAVDEFYDQGQQLMTSPQAQKAFDIHSEPEETRAKYGRNSFGQRALLARRLVEAGVPFITLYEGGWDHHTKLFSAFDKKLPPHEQTIAALIQDLEERGMLERTLVIVLGEFGRTPKINKDGGRDHWSNAMSVMFAGGGTPGGQVIGATDRQGYSAVDRVLAPENFVSTVYRKLGIDPDKIVHTPEGRPMTYVSNPEPISELM comes from the coding sequence ATGACGCGCTATCAAAATTGTTCCGGTGTGACGCGACGCGATTGTCTGCAGGTCGGGCTGGGCGGATTCTTTTCGCTTGGTCTCTCGGGTGCGTTGCGTGCTGCGGACGCCTCGCGATTGATCAAACAACATCAAGCCGACGCCTGCATCCTGGTCTGGCAAGATGGCGGCCCATCGCACTACGAAACCTTCGATCCCAAGCCCGATGCGCCGGTGGAGATTCGCGGCGAATTTGGTACGATCCCGACGGCGATCCCCGGGGTTCGGTTCTCCCAGCACATGACCGCGACCGCAAAGATCGCCGACCGCTTGTCGATCGTCCGATCGATCCGCCACGATCAAGGAAATCACGGCGCGGGAAACCACTACATGATGACCGGCTCACCGCCGCGAATTCCAGTCGGCTGCGGCGCGTTTGTCAGCTTCCATCCCAGCATGGGATCGGTGGTTGCCGCCGAGGTGGGGGCGCCCGCCGGAATGCCCGCCTATTTCTCGATGCCCAGCATGTCGCGCAGCGGTGGCCCCAATTTCTTGGGTGCCAAATATGCTCCGTTTGTTGTTCCCGACGATCCGAACTCGGCCAGCTTCCAAGTCCGCGACGTCGCCTTGCCCAAGGGACTCTCCGAAGCCAAGTTCTCCGATCGCCAATCGATTCGCAGGCAGATCGATGCGCTCAAGCGGTTCCGCGACGAAGCGGCTGCCGATCCGTTGATCGCGGTCGATGAGTTCTACGACCAAGGCCAGCAGCTGATGACTTCGCCGCAGGCTCAAAAGGCGTTCGATATCCACAGCGAACCCGAAGAGACGCGTGCGAAATACGGCCGCAATTCGTTTGGCCAACGAGCGTTGTTGGCGCGTCGCTTGGTCGAAGCGGGCGTTCCCTTCATCACGCTCTACGAAGGTGGCTGGGATCATCACACCAAGCTGTTCAGTGCGTTCGACAAGAAGCTGCCACCGCATGAGCAAACGATCGCCGCGCTGATCCAAGATCTGGAAGAGCGTGGAATGCTGGAGCGAACGTTGGTGATCGTGTTGGGCGAGTTTGGCCGCACACCGAAGATCAACAAAGATGGCGGACGCGATCACTGGTCCAATGCGATGAGTGTGATGTTTGCCGGTGGTGGAACGCCCGGTGGCCAAGTGATCGGCGCGACCGATCGCCAGGGCTATTCCGCAGTCGACCGCGTCCTCGCCCCGGAGAACTTCGTTTCGACGGTCTATCGCAAATTGGGAATCGATCCCGACAAGATCGTCCACACTCCCGAAGGGCGGCCGATGACGTACGTCTCCAATCCCGAACCGATCTCCGAATTGATGTAG
- a CDS encoding PPC domain-containing protein — translation MRTLALILAASQSLSALAAPPKIDHLFPAGVGREAARTVTAAGSFSTWPPQVWVDREGLTVTPAKDKGKLEIAAGADAAGVYFIRLFDAEGASVVRPFLVDSLPAVDEVEPNNSPEQAQPIDGNAVVDGVLHKSGEVDRFAVPMKKGQTLVASLQAHSRLGSPMDAVLQVADPRGFVVAQNDDNVGNDPQIAFEAPADGTYSVGLFAFPATPNSTINFSGSSSYIYRLTLTTAGFVDHCSPMAIDTETDNAIQLHGWNIAETAASVTPSAIPGERQYISHPELASFVEVVRSSIPVFDPTRHSEGDPIAWPVVISDQISAAGEVDKFAFDAKKGQTLRCRVESDSLGYLLDPVLTLLDEKGKQLAEVDDSSGRRDSELKQTIPADGRYELTVRDLYGNGGPRFAYRMTIDDSPPSFALTVAADSFVIKGKEKLTLPIAVARERGCSDEIAISIEGLPETLTATTGTSAAKGETAKEVKLEISVSGEESVAFSGPIRIIGRIAGERPREQAATFTVAGTEQTLDQIWLTAVKP, via the coding sequence ATGCGAACTCTTGCCCTGATCCTCGCCGCCAGCCAATCCCTCTCCGCCCTCGCGGCCCCACCGAAAATAGACCACCTGTTTCCGGCGGGCGTTGGTCGCGAGGCGGCCCGAACCGTCACTGCTGCCGGTTCGTTTTCGACCTGGCCCCCGCAGGTCTGGGTCGACCGCGAAGGATTGACGGTGACGCCGGCGAAGGACAAAGGGAAGCTGGAGATCGCCGCGGGCGCCGATGCAGCTGGCGTCTATTTCATCCGACTGTTCGACGCCGAAGGAGCTTCGGTCGTGCGACCGTTCCTTGTCGATTCGCTGCCGGCAGTCGATGAAGTCGAACCCAACAACTCGCCCGAACAAGCGCAGCCGATCGATGGCAACGCCGTCGTCGATGGCGTGCTGCACAAATCGGGCGAGGTCGATCGATTTGCGGTCCCGATGAAAAAAGGGCAAACGCTCGTCGCATCGCTACAGGCCCACAGCCGTCTCGGTTCGCCGATGGATGCCGTGCTGCAAGTCGCCGATCCGCGTGGATTTGTCGTCGCCCAAAACGATGACAACGTCGGCAACGATCCTCAGATCGCGTTCGAAGCGCCCGCCGACGGAACCTACAGCGTCGGCCTGTTCGCCTTTCCAGCGACTCCCAACAGCACGATCAATTTCTCGGGCAGCAGTTCCTACATCTATCGACTGACCCTAACGACCGCCGGTTTCGTCGACCACTGCAGCCCGATGGCGATCGACACGGAAACCGATAACGCGATCCAACTGCATGGTTGGAATATCGCCGAGACCGCAGCCAGCGTCACGCCATCGGCGATCCCCGGCGAGCGGCAATATATTTCGCATCCCGAACTCGCCTCGTTTGTCGAAGTCGTCCGATCGAGCATCCCCGTCTTCGATCCGACCAGGCACAGCGAAGGCGATCCGATCGCCTGGCCCGTAGTTATCTCGGATCAAATCTCGGCGGCGGGCGAAGTTGACAAGTTCGCCTTCGACGCCAAGAAGGGACAGACGTTGCGATGCCGCGTCGAATCCGATTCGCTGGGCTATCTGTTGGATCCGGTGCTCACGCTGTTGGATGAAAAAGGCAAACAGCTGGCGGAGGTCGACGATTCGAGCGGACGCCGCGATTCGGAACTGAAGCAGACGATTCCCGCCGACGGACGCTATGAACTGACAGTCCGCGATCTCTATGGAAATGGAGGCCCACGGTTCGCCTACCGAATGACGATCGACGATTCACCCCCCAGCTTCGCCCTGACCGTCGCCGCCGATTCGTTTGTGATCAAAGGGAAAGAGAAACTGACTCTCCCGATCGCCGTCGCTCGCGAGCGGGGTTGTAGCGACGAGATCGCGATCTCGATCGAAGGGCTACCCGAAACGCTGACCGCCACGACGGGAACGTCCGCGGCCAAAGGGGAGACCGCAAAAGAAGTGAAGCTGGAGATCAGCGTCAGCGGAGAAGAGAGCGTCGCGTTTTCCGGCCCGATCCGAATCATCGGGCGAATCGCTGGCGAGCGTCCGCGGGAACAAGCGGCGACCTTCACGGTCGCCGGAACCGAGCAAACGCTCGACCAGATCTGGCTGACCGCGGTCAAGCCATAG
- a CDS encoding DUF4198 domain-containing protein has translation MKNCKKIVATGLLAMLILATFGCGPSGLPPLGTVHGTVTIDGQPVEGASIEFIPENGRPSVGETDTSGNYNMMFTYDADGALVGKHTVRITTAREGVVSEGDGPSIEARPELLPAKYNEASELQVDVAAGDNTFDFDLEGK, from the coding sequence ATGAAGAACTGTAAAAAAATCGTGGCGACCGGACTGTTGGCAATGTTGATTCTTGCGACATTCGGCTGCGGCCCTTCGGGGCTGCCTCCCTTGGGAACCGTTCATGGCACCGTCACGATCGACGGTCAACCGGTCGAAGGTGCCAGCATCGAATTCATTCCCGAAAATGGACGCCCTTCGGTTGGCGAGACCGATACCAGTGGGAACTACAACATGATGTTCACCTACGATGCCGACGGCGCATTGGTAGGCAAACACACGGTCCGCATTACCACCGCGCGGGAGGGTGTCGTTTCCGAAGGGGACGGGCCTTCGATCGAAGCGCGCCCCGAGTTGTTGCCAGCCAAATACAACGAGGCGAGCGAGCTACAGGTCGACGTGGCCGCTGGAGACAACACGTTCGATTTTGATCTCGAAGGCAAGTAG